The following proteins come from a genomic window of Methanoregula sp.:
- a CDS encoding PAS domain S-box protein — MELTIIQSSVTLFEILCVIIVFATVFMRSRFFNEVFEHNPTWTTRILLIVFFGVLSIFGTLSGLSIYGAVVNVRDIGPMAAGLVCGPYIGIGSGIIGGLFRFAQGGPYMWTGLSAPILSGILGGIMYLANKRQFVPTWVAVLFIALSETLISCYTLVLVTKPSEFFTVVTMVAIPMVVFNVVGMFIFASVVHHILHERKVRTEMHLLELEVESKRNLNSVINTIAYPVYVLDRNHRFVLVNDSLCTFFGRVREEILGKTHQDFYNRHDADIHRERVEKIFRTLAPQEEEITITKPDGQTCTIISTFTLYTDAAGKVFMVGVIQDITERKHMQVVLAQNEAWYRILFETTGAATIILNEDGTIDQANSECAQLLGYSRGEIEGKMSWDQIAHPHDLDLIKKYHQQRRIDPASVPLSYTIRMHDRNGSIKILHAVVALIPGTKKSIASFVDITERKKAEDALTQANKKLNLLSSITRHDIINQILVLRGYLSLTKKHTEDSQLLDYIEHSERATRNIEHQIIFTRDYQDMGVKTPVWQNVMNTVIDAKGALTLGNVKVDVDCLDLEVFADPLFEKVFYNLIDNSLKYGGERLQTIRISSQEVDDDLVITYEDDGVGITEGDRPHLFAKGFGKNTGLGLFLSREILSITGITIAETSTQGSGARFTISVPKEMYRSGNRKVL, encoded by the coding sequence ATGGAACTGACGATCATCCAGAGTTCAGTTACACTCTTTGAGATACTCTGTGTGATCATCGTCTTTGCAACCGTTTTCATGAGAAGCCGGTTTTTCAATGAGGTTTTCGAGCACAACCCAACATGGACCACCCGGATACTCCTCATCGTTTTTTTTGGCGTTCTGTCAATCTTCGGGACACTCTCCGGGCTCTCTATCTATGGCGCTGTTGTGAATGTGCGGGATATCGGCCCCATGGCTGCGGGTCTGGTCTGTGGACCGTACATCGGGATTGGTTCAGGAATCATCGGGGGGTTGTTCCGGTTTGCCCAGGGGGGCCCCTATATGTGGACCGGGTTATCCGCCCCCATCCTCTCGGGAATTCTTGGCGGCATTATGTATCTTGCGAACAAACGCCAGTTTGTCCCGACATGGGTTGCTGTGCTGTTCATTGCGCTTTCTGAGACGCTTATCTCCTGCTACACGCTTGTCCTTGTGACAAAACCATCGGAATTTTTTACCGTAGTTACGATGGTTGCAATCCCCATGGTTGTTTTTAACGTCGTCGGCATGTTCATTTTTGCGTCTGTTGTCCATCATATCCTTCATGAACGCAAGGTCCGAACTGAGATGCATCTGCTGGAACTTGAGGTGGAGTCCAAGCGAAACCTCAATTCAGTGATCAACACAATAGCCTACCCGGTTTATGTCCTAGACCGGAACCATCGTTTTGTCCTCGTAAACGACAGCCTGTGCACATTTTTCGGCAGGGTCCGGGAGGAAATACTCGGAAAAACGCACCAGGATTTTTACAACCGGCACGATGCTGATATCCATCGGGAACGAGTGGAAAAAATTTTCAGAACACTTGCCCCCCAGGAAGAGGAAATAACGATAACAAAACCGGATGGACAGACATGCACCATCATCTCTACGTTCACCTTGTACACGGATGCAGCAGGCAAGGTGTTCATGGTGGGGGTTATCCAGGATATCACGGAACGCAAGCATATGCAGGTGGTCCTTGCGCAGAACGAAGCGTGGTACCGCATCCTCTTTGAGACCACCGGTGCTGCCACCATCATCTTAAATGAGGACGGTACCATTGACCAGGCAAACTCCGAATGCGCCCAGCTGCTGGGATATTCCCGTGGGGAGATCGAGGGAAAGATGAGCTGGGATCAGATCGCCCATCCACACGATCTCGATCTGATCAAAAAATACCATCAACAACGGCGTATTGACCCGGCATCGGTTCCCTTGAGTTACACGATCCGTATGCACGACCGGAACGGATCAATAAAAATCCTGCATGCGGTAGTCGCCCTTATCCCGGGAACAAAAAAATCGATTGCTTCCTTTGTCGACATCACTGAACGAAAGAAAGCTGAAGATGCCCTGACGCAGGCGAATAAAAAACTCAATCTGCTCTCATCGATCACCCGCCATGACATCATCAACCAGATTCTGGTTCTCCGGGGATACCTTTCCCTTACCAAAAAACATACTGAAGATTCGCAGCTCCTCGATTATATCGAGCATTCTGAAAGGGCAACCCGGAACATCGAGCACCAGATCATCTTCACCCGCGACTACCAGGATATGGGGGTAAAGACACCGGTATGGCAGAATGTCATGAATACCGTCATCGATGCCAAAGGTGCATTGACCCTTGGTAATGTGAAAGTCGATGTGGACTGTTTGGATCTTGAAGTATTTGCAGACCCTCTCTTTGAAAAAGTGTTTTACAACCTCATCGACAACTCCCTGAAATATGGGGGGGAGCGGTTGCAGACGATCAGGATCTCGTCGCAGGAAGTGGATGACGATCTTGTTATTACGTACGAGGATGATGGTGTCGGGATCACGGAAGGAGACCGGCCTCACCTCTTTGCGAAGGGGTTTGGGAAAAACACCGGCCTCGGCCTCTTCCTTTCCCGCGAGATTCTTTCGATCACCGGTATCACGATTGCAGAAACCAGCACCCAGGGCAGCGGTGCACGGTTCACCATCAGTGTACCGAAAGAAATGTACCGGTCCGGCAATAGAAAGGTGCTATAA
- a CDS encoding DUF4389 domain-containing protein, which yields MSGSTDTKQQLFVFEQDAGRVELLIRIVYWILIGIVLWIYGMITFICLFIQWFHILILGSRNEWLSNIARGYLEYLVNVMSYTYIMTDNRPEILPVAVKIYKE from the coding sequence ATGTCCGGGAGTACTGACACAAAACAACAACTCTTCGTCTTTGAGCAGGATGCGGGCCGCGTTGAACTGCTCATCCGCATCGTATACTGGATCCTCATAGGTATCGTTCTCTGGATCTATGGGATGATCACATTCATCTGCCTGTTCATCCAGTGGTTCCATATCCTGATCCTGGGTAGCAGGAACGAGTGGCTCTCAAACATTGCCCGGGGATATCTCGAATACCTGGTGAATGTTATGAGTTACACGTATATCATGACCGATAATCGTCCGGAGATCCTCCCGGTGGCCGTGAAGATTTACAAAGAGTAA
- a CDS encoding PspC domain-containing protein, which yields MKRLYRSKTRRMLAGVCGGLGDYLGIDPTIIRLVWAVLTLFTWGIWFLAYIVAWVIVPEEETPPEDPFTPLP from the coding sequence ATGAAACGGCTGTATCGCTCGAAAACCCGCCGCATGCTTGCTGGCGTATGCGGGGGGCTTGGCGATTATCTTGGCATCGATCCTACGATCATCCGGCTGGTATGGGCGGTATTGACCCTGTTCACCTGGGGCATCTGGTTCCTTGCCTATATCGTTGCATGGGTTATCGTGCCGGAAGAAGAAACACCTCCGGAAGATCCATTCACTCCGTTACCGTGA
- the ftsY gene encoding signal recognition particle-docking protein FtsY: MFGGLKERLQAARNRLSSSIGAVVAPPAAEPVIAPPAPAAGAVEPAQSAAPSFVEKVKVLVLERELIVSDKNIADALSELEMTLLESDVALPVTDAIIVIVRKNLVGKHRKIGESVDAMVVSALKTALLDVLGKGFDLKEYIATHPRPVKILFTGVNGTGKTTSVAKIGSYLHKQGFSVVIGAGDTYRAGAIEQIAVHAERIGIKVIQHKEGADPSAVLFDTVQYAISHKIDVVLADTAGRFHTKSNLMNQLDKIKRVMKPDLVVYVDEAVAGNDAVIRAAEFDRTIGADAIVLTKADMDSKGGAAISIAHTIGKPLMFLGVGQSYDDIIPFDPAGMVSELLDGA, translated from the coding sequence ATGTTCGGGGGGCTCAAAGAGCGGCTTCAGGCTGCGAGAAACCGGTTAAGCAGCAGCATAGGGGCTGTTGTTGCACCTCCTGCTGCTGAGCCGGTCATTGCCCCTCCAGCTCCCGCAGCCGGTGCCGTGGAACCTGCGCAATCCGCAGCCCCATCCTTTGTTGAGAAAGTCAAGGTCCTTGTCCTTGAACGGGAACTGATCGTATCCGACAAGAATATCGCAGACGCTCTTTCTGAACTGGAAATGACACTGCTTGAAAGCGATGTGGCACTGCCCGTGACGGATGCAATCATTGTCATTGTCCGGAAAAACCTTGTCGGGAAACACCGGAAGATTGGCGAATCGGTTGATGCGATGGTTGTCAGTGCCTTAAAAACGGCACTGCTCGATGTACTGGGCAAAGGTTTCGATCTCAAAGAATACATTGCCACCCACCCCCGCCCGGTCAAGATCCTGTTTACCGGAGTGAACGGCACGGGCAAGACCACGAGCGTGGCAAAGATCGGCTCGTATCTCCACAAGCAGGGTTTTTCTGTCGTGATCGGGGCCGGGGACACCTACCGGGCAGGCGCAATCGAACAGATTGCTGTCCATGCCGAGCGGATAGGAATCAAGGTCATCCAGCACAAGGAGGGAGCGGATCCGTCTGCCGTCCTCTTTGACACCGTGCAGTACGCCATCTCGCATAAAATTGATGTGGTGCTTGCCGATACTGCCGGACGGTTCCATACCAAGTCAAACCTGATGAACCAGCTCGACAAGATCAAACGGGTGATGAAACCCGATCTCGTGGTGTATGTCGATGAGGCAGTGGCTGGCAACGATGCGGTGATACGGGCAGCCGAATTTGACCGGACGATCGGTGCCGATGCGATTGTGCTTACCAAGGCCGATATGGACTCGAAAGGAGGGGCGGCGATCTCGATCGCCCATACCATTGGAAAACCGCTCATGTTCCTCGGGGTTGGCCAGTCATATGACGATATCATCCCGTTCGATCCTGCGGGTATGGTCAGTGAACTCCTGGATGGTGCCTGA
- a CDS encoding signal recognition particle protein Srp54, producing MLDNLSSSLKDALKKLAGKTVVDRAAVDELVKDLQRALISADVNVKLVMELSKSIRSRSLDEQLPKGTNVREHVLRIVYQELVRLVWASTEVKLEPQTILMAGLQGSGKTTTTAKLARYFQKKGMKVAVICADTFRPGAYDQLNTLCTKIHVPCFGNPAEKDAIKITREGLVALKDHELIIVDTQGRHALEADLIQEIIDLNILTKATHRWLVIDAALGQQASEQAKRFHEAIGIDGVIITKMDGTAKGGGAMSAVAETKSGIAFIGAGETIEDLERFDADGFISRLLGMGDLKALYEKATEAMNADDMDVNALMKGKFTLRDMYKQLEALNKMGPLKQIMGMLPLGNMELPEGVYDVTSTKMLRYRIIMDSMTPNELDDPTLINSSRMSRIAHGSGGTPDEVRELLKYFKTMQRTLKGLRGAGSGGKFNMQRLMKRFSGQQ from the coding sequence ATGCTCGACAATCTCTCCTCCTCGTTAAAAGACGCGTTAAAGAAACTTGCCGGAAAGACAGTCGTTGACCGTGCCGCGGTCGATGAGCTGGTAAAAGATCTCCAGCGGGCGCTCATCTCTGCGGATGTGAATGTGAAGCTCGTCATGGAGCTGAGCAAGTCAATCCGCTCCCGCTCTCTCGATGAACAGCTGCCCAAGGGTACCAATGTCCGCGAGCATGTCCTTCGCATCGTGTACCAGGAACTCGTCCGGCTCGTCTGGGCCTCCACCGAAGTTAAACTCGAACCCCAGACCATCCTTATGGCAGGCCTGCAGGGCAGCGGTAAGACCACCACGACAGCAAAACTTGCCCGCTATTTCCAGAAAAAGGGCATGAAAGTCGCGGTGATCTGTGCCGATACCTTCCGGCCGGGTGCCTATGACCAGCTCAATACGCTCTGTACCAAGATCCATGTCCCCTGCTTTGGCAACCCGGCGGAGAAGGATGCCATCAAGATCACCCGCGAGGGATTGGTGGCACTCAAAGATCACGAGCTGATCATTGTCGATACCCAGGGCCGGCATGCGCTTGAAGCCGACCTGATCCAGGAGATCATCGATCTCAATATCCTCACGAAAGCCACGCACCGCTGGCTCGTCATCGATGCAGCACTCGGCCAGCAGGCAAGCGAGCAGGCAAAGAGGTTCCACGAAGCGATCGGGATTGATGGCGTCATCATCACCAAGATGGACGGTACCGCAAAAGGTGGTGGCGCGATGTCGGCGGTTGCCGAGACCAAGAGCGGGATTGCGTTCATCGGCGCCGGTGAGACAATCGAGGATCTCGAGCGGTTTGATGCTGACGGGTTCATCTCCCGGCTGCTCGGCATGGGTGACTTAAAGGCACTCTATGAGAAGGCCACCGAGGCGATGAACGCGGATGACATGGATGTCAACGCGCTGATGAAGGGCAAGTTCACCCTCCGCGACATGTACAAGCAGCTCGAAGCGCTCAACAAGATGGGGCCGTTAAAACAGATCATGGGTATGCTCCCGCTCGGCAACATGGAACTGCCCGAAGGAGTGTATGATGTGACAAGCACCAAGATGCTCCGCTACCGGATCATCATGGACTCGATGACCCCCAATGAACTCGATGATCCCACGCTCATCAACAGCTCCCGCATGTCGCGGATCGCCCACGGGTCCGGAGGGACTCCCGATGAAGTCCGTGAACTGCTCAAGTACTTCAAGACCATGCAGCGGACCTTAAAAGGGCTCCGTGGTGCCGGGAGCGGTGGGAAGTTCAATATGCAGCGCCTGATGAAACGTTTCTCCGGCCAGCAGTGA
- a CDS encoding AN1-type zinc finger protein — MGILASIVTFFKKRFGKKPPPLHEDCAFCGERVYLPFHCEYCHRYFCGRHRLPFEHDCKNIRDWKKKIPSDGTTVESKAGNLFVRK; from the coding sequence GTGGGAATTCTCGCATCCATTGTTACATTCTTTAAAAAACGATTCGGGAAGAAACCTCCCCCGCTTCATGAGGACTGTGCCTTCTGCGGGGAGCGCGTGTATCTTCCATTCCATTGCGAGTACTGTCACCGGTATTTTTGCGGCAGGCACCGCCTTCCCTTTGAGCATGACTGCAAAAATATCAGGGACTGGAAGAAAAAAATCCCGTCAGACGGCACAACTGTGGAAAGCAAAGCAGGAAACCTGTTTGTAAGAAAGTAA
- a CDS encoding glycosyltransferase family protein: MKILFVVCGEGLGHASRCLHLGHYMQQQLGHTIHFAGYGKSYDFMKQHRCTHLHYTPREVCLEGEEGFFSLKKTLWYSKWIVLDMIRSTLSIRKLIIEHQFDCVVCDTMYGGILAARQQNVPLVFITNQNHFNGPGRSTNSVWKFLNFSIQRYIRLADRVIIPDYPAPDTVSEYNIVVPKGEEGRYAFTGPFYDFDPARYTYDKKTIFASFGGEPYKLPMYLMLKTIADRRKDLLFDVFYTGDHLPDSSANFLSHGYVSNIYEHLAQARIAIVHGGLTTLHEALLFEKPVLIIMDTGHPEQQNNAKKIEDLGAGTCIDGRLVTQETLEQKILETFAITPRPFREVHATINGRKNAAGIICDTINRRKNSSGTPAKTH; the protein is encoded by the coding sequence ATGAAGATCCTCTTTGTCGTCTGTGGTGAAGGACTCGGGCATGCATCCCGCTGTCTCCATCTCGGGCATTACATGCAGCAGCAGCTGGGACACACGATCCACTTTGCCGGTTACGGGAAATCCTACGATTTCATGAAACAACACCGCTGCACCCACCTCCATTATACGCCCCGCGAGGTCTGCCTTGAAGGAGAAGAGGGTTTTTTCAGTCTCAAAAAGACGCTCTGGTACTCGAAATGGATCGTGCTCGACATGATCCGGTCTACCCTGAGCATCCGAAAGCTTATCATTGAACACCAGTTTGACTGCGTGGTGTGCGATACCATGTATGGCGGAATCCTTGCAGCACGGCAGCAAAACGTCCCCCTTGTCTTCATCACCAACCAGAACCATTTCAACGGGCCCGGCCGGTCGACAAATAGTGTCTGGAAGTTCCTCAATTTTTCAATACAACGATACATCCGCCTTGCCGACCGGGTGATCATCCCTGACTACCCGGCACCCGATACTGTAAGCGAATACAATATTGTCGTACCGAAAGGTGAAGAGGGGCGGTACGCCTTCACCGGCCCGTTTTACGACTTCGATCCTGCCCGGTATACGTACGACAAAAAGACAATATTTGCCAGTTTTGGGGGAGAACCCTACAAACTCCCGATGTACCTGATGTTAAAGACTATCGCAGACCGGAGAAAAGATCTGCTCTTCGATGTCTTTTATACCGGTGACCACCTGCCGGACTCTTCTGCCAATTTCCTCTCGCATGGCTATGTCTCGAACATCTACGAGCACCTGGCACAGGCAAGGATTGCGATTGTGCACGGGGGCCTGACCACGCTGCACGAGGCCCTGCTCTTTGAAAAACCCGTCCTGATCATCATGGACACCGGCCATCCCGAGCAGCAGAACAATGCCAAAAAGATCGAAGATCTTGGGGCAGGTACCTGTATTGACGGCCGGCTCGTCACCCAGGAAACCCTGGAGCAGAAAATTCTTGAGACCTTTGCAATCACCCCCCGACCTTTCCGCGAAGTTCATGCCACCATCAACGGGAGGAAAAATGCTGCCGGGATCATCTGCGATACCATTAACCGCAGGAAAAATTCATCAGGAACTCCTGCAAAAACACACTGA
- the pfdA gene encoding prefoldin subunit alpha, giving the protein MATHTQQADQRELMMLQQYLKDYGQQAEIFVEQLNLLENGRMEAIAAIEALEAMVAAEDNIVLLQIGGGASVRAKVLEPEKILVAIGAEVVVERSNKEAVDFLKERIMEMEASQKRVSETLDKLRAQMNEITKRLEYGYQQSMDVPQEEE; this is encoded by the coding sequence TTGGCAACACATACGCAACAGGCAGACCAGCGCGAACTGATGATGCTCCAGCAGTACCTCAAGGACTACGGACAGCAGGCCGAGATCTTTGTCGAGCAGTTGAATCTTTTAGAGAATGGCAGGATGGAGGCGATCGCCGCCATTGAGGCGCTCGAAGCAATGGTTGCAGCGGAAGACAATATCGTTCTTCTCCAGATCGGTGGCGGGGCAAGCGTGCGGGCAAAGGTGCTCGAACCCGAGAAGATCCTTGTCGCCATCGGTGCAGAAGTCGTAGTCGAACGCTCCAACAAAGAAGCCGTGGATTTCTTAAAAGAGCGGATCATGGAGATGGAAGCCTCGCAAAAAAGGGTATCTGAAACGCTTGACAAGCTTCGTGCCCAGATGAACGAGATCACAAAACGGCTTGAGTACGGGTACCAGCAGTCCATGGATGTACCGCAGGAAGAGGAATAA